GCCCCCGGCGCCCCCCGGACTCCGGACACCCCGGCCATCCCCGGCGTCTCCGGCACCCGCGCGACGCTGCGCCGCAACTTCCGGCGCGGCGTCTGGCGGGTCCTGCGGCGCAAGCCCAGCCGGATCGTGGGCGTGGCCATTCTGGGCGTGTTCGCGTTCATGGGGATCTTCGGGCCGCTGCTCTACCCCGCGCGGCTGCCGCGCGACGACAACGCGCTCTACGCCGCGCCGAGCCTGGCACACCCCTTCGGCACCGACTTCGAGGGCACCGACGTGCTCGCCCTGGTGATCACCGGGGCCCGGTACGTCCTGCTGACCGCCCTGGTCACCGCCGTCATCACGGTCGCCCTCGGCACCGCCGTCGGGCTGTTCGCGGGGTTTCGGCGCGGGCGCTGGGACACCGTGCTCATGCGGATCACCGACATGAAGCTGACCATCCCCGCCCTCCCGCTGCTGCTGGTCCTGTCGACCGTCTGGAAGTTCACCAGCGCGATCGAGATGGGCCTGGTGCTCGGGCTCCTCGGCTGGGGCGGCGTGGCGCGCGCCGTGCGGGCGCAGACCCTCTCGCTGCGCGAGCGCGGCTTCATCGAGGCGGCCAGGGGACTCGGCCTGTCCAGCGGGCACATCGTCGGCAGGGAACTGCTGCCCAGCATGGCTCCCTTCATCGCGATGAACATGCTCATCGCGGTGACCGGCGCGGTGTACGCGCAGGTGGGCCTGTTCTTCCTGGGCGTCCTGCCGTTCGACGCCAACAACTGGGGCGTCATGCTCAACCTCGCCGTGTTCGGCGGGGGCGCGCTGACGACGACCACCGCGCTGCCGTACATGCTGGCGCCGCTGCTGGCGATCCTGCTGCTCACCCTGGGCATCGTCCTCGTCGTCGACGCCATGGACGAGATCTTCAACCCCCGGCTGCGGGAGGACTGAACAGATGTTCGCACGTTCGGAGAAGGTGTCGGTGACACCGGGCGGGCGGCTGTTCGCCGCCGTGAGAGCCCGGAGCACCCGGGGCGCCAGGAACTCTGAGGGCACCGCGGGCACCGCGGGCGCCGGGGGCACCGCGAGCGCCCGCGAGGCGGGAAGGAGCGGGCCGCCGGGGGTACGCGTCAGCGACCTGTCCGTCGTCTACCGGACGTCGGCGGGGGAACTGCCCGCCGTGTCGGGGATCGATCTCGAGCTGGTGCCCGGGACGATCACCGGGGTGGTCGGCGAGTCGGGGTCCGGCAAGTCCACCCTGGCGCTGTCGCTGCTCAACGCGGTCCAGCCCCCCGGCAGGATCCGCTCGGGCAGTGTGGAGATCGACGGGCTCGGCGACGTCGTCGAGCTGCGGGGCGACGATCTGCGCCGGGCGCGGGGACGGCACATCGGGTACGTCTTCCAGGCCGCCCAGAACTCCCTCAACCCGCTCAAGACGGTCGGCAAGCAGCTCCTCGACCTGGGCCGCTCGCACGACGTCCAGGACCTGCGGGGGCTGGTCAGGGACGCCAGGGACCTGCTCGGCAGGATGGGCATGGACGGCGCGCGGGTGCTCGACTCCCACCAGCACGAGCTGTCCGGCGGGATGCGCCAGCGGGTCGGCATCATGTTCGCGCTGGTGCTCAACGCCCACCTCGTCGTGCTGGACGAGCCCACGACCGCGCTCGACATGATCACCCAGGCCACGATCCTGCGGATCGTCAGGGAAGTCCACGAGGAGCGCGGGCTCACCACGCTCGTCATCACCCACGACCTCGGCGTGGTGGCCGAGGTCGCCGACCGGCTGGCCGTCATGTACGGCGGGCGCGTGGTGGAGCAGGGGCCGACCACCGAGGTGCTCGGCGCCCCCCGCCACCCCTACACCCAGGGGCTGATCCGGGCCATCCCGCGCCTGATCGGCGATATCGGGGAGGCCAGGGCGCTGCCCGGACGCCCGCCGACGCTTGGGACCGTTCCGTCGCGGGGATGCGTCTTCAGAGAGCGTTGCGAGCTGCGCGTGGACGTCTGCGAGACCGAGGAGCCGCCCGCCGTCTCGCGCGGCGAGTGGATCGTGGCCTGCCACGCCGTCGCCGCCCACCACGCGGAAGAGGACGCGGACGCGGCGCGTACCGCGAACGGGACCGGCGACGGAGCCGGGAACGTCGCGCCTACCGCGACCGGGACGGAGAACGGGAACGTCGCGCGTGCCGCGAACGGGACCGGGACGGAGAACGGAGACGAAGCCGGAAACACGAACGGGAACGCGTACGAGGACCGGGAGGTGCTTCTGCGGGGAGCCGGACGGGCGGCCGGGACAGACGGACCGAGGGAGAAGGCGTGATCACTGGGCAGGGAATCACGAAGACCTTCAGGCAGCGGGGCAGCGTGCTCGCCGGGCGGGAGGTGAAGGCGCTGCGCGGCGTCGACTTCGCCATCCCGAAGGGCGGGGCGGCGTCGTTCATCGGGGAGTCGGGCTGCGGCAAGACGACACTCGGGCGGATCATCGCCGGGCTGGAGAGCCACGACTCCGGAGAGATCACCATCGACGGCACGCCCATGTCGTCGCTGCGCCCGAAGCGGCGCCAGCCCTACTTCCGCCGCATCCAGCTCATCCACCAGGACCCGTACTCGGCGCTCAACCCGACCCGCACGGTGCACCAGACGCTGGACGCGCCGCTGTCGCTGCGAGCCGCGCAGACCGGCCGCCCACGGTCGTGGGTGGACGGGCGTGCCCAGGAACTGCTGGAACTGGTCGGTCTCGACCCCGGCTACGTGCTGTCGCGCTACCCCCACCAGCTCTCCGGCGGTATGCGCCAGCGGGTCGTCATCGCCCGCGCCCTCACCGTCGACCCCGAGATGCTCGTCGCCGACGAGGCCGTCTCCATGATCGACGTATCGCTGCGGCTGGGCATCCTCGCCCTGCTCAAGGACCTTCGCGAACGCCTCGGGGTGAGCGTGCTGTTCATCACCCACGACGTGGCGACCGCGCGCTACATCGGCGACGACGGCGAGCTGTACGTCATCTACCGGGGGGAGGTCGTCGAACGCGGTCACGTCGAGACGATCATCTCCGGCCCCGTGCACCCGTACACCCAGTCGCTGCTGTCGGCGATCCCCGTGCTGCACGGCCTGGAGCGGCCAGGCGAGGAGCCGGTGACGCCGACCGGGGCGCTCGACGAGAGCCGCCTCGACGCGGGTTGCCTGTTCGCCCGGCGCTGCCCGTTCCGTACCGGCCGCTGCGAGTCGGAGCACCCGGCGCTCGGCCACGGCGGCGGCACACCCCAGGAGCACGCCTGCTTCCACCCCGCTCCCCGCGACGTCGTCGCCATGCCGGTCGGCCGTTCGTGACCCCGCTGGGAAACGGTCCCGGCGCGGGGCCGTGGAACGTGGGCGAGGGGCCGGGGGCGCACGAACCGTCGAGAGTCCGCCGGACGTCGGGGGCTCCCGAAGTGCCGGGGCCCCCTGAAGCGCCGCGGGCCTCCGAGGCGCCGGGAATCCGCGAGACGCCCCGGACGCGTGAGGCGTCCGGGATCCGCGAGGCCGTCGCGGCCGATGCGGCGGCGCTCGCGGGGATCGCCGGGGCGGCGCTCACCCATGACGCGGGGGAGGCGGCGAGCCTGGTCGCCAGGCTCGCCGCGCCGCCCGCGCACCGGTCCTGGACGGCGCTGGTGACGCGCGGTCTCGACGGTGTGGTGTTCGCCTCCATGTCGGCGCGCGACCCGCGCGTGGGCCACGTCGACCTGCTCGCCGTGCGTCCCGAGGCTCGGGGAACGGGTCTCGGCCGGGCGCTGGTCGCCGCGGCCGAGGACTGGCTGCGCGGCCGGGGGGCGACCGAGGCCCGCTTCGCCGGCAACCCGCCCTGCTACGCCTGGCCCGGCGTCGACGTGCGCTACACCGAGGCCGCCTGCCTGGCCGAGAGCCTCGGCTACGAGCGCTACAACGTCGCCTGGAACATGACCGTCGACCTCGGCGGGGACCTGTCCGTCGATGCCGACCTCGCGCGGCTGGCGGACTCCGGGGTCACCGTGCACGCCGCCGCCCCCGGGGACCGCGCCGCCGTGTCGGCCTTCGTCGGGGAGCAGTGGAACGCGAACTGGGCGTGGGAGGCGGAGCAGGCCGTCGGCTGCCACTACGCCGTCAGGGAAGGCGAGATCCTCGGCTTCGCCGCGTGGGGTACGAGGCCCTCCTGGTTCGGCCCGATGGGTACCGCGCCGGCCGCGCGGGGCCTGGGGGTCGGCCGCGTGCTCGTACGCCGCTGCCTCGCCGAGCAGCGGGCCGCGGGCATGTCGAGCGCCCAGATCGGCTGGGTGGGGCCGCTGCGCTTCTACGCCCGGACGGTCGGCGCGCACGCCGAGCGGGTCTTCTGGCTCTACCGCCGTGGGTTGCCGTGACGGCCTCGCCCACCGGACACCGCCATCACTGTCAGAAGATCATCCACTTGGCAGCAGTGAGACAGGACAACTAACGACATGGGATGTCATGAGTGATCAACCAGCCGCACTGTCCACGCTTTCCACCGAGCAGAGCGATCCGCGCTACAGCCGGATCGACCGGCTCCCCACCGAGCAGGTGGCCCGGCTGATGAACGCGGCGGACACCACGGTGCCCGCGGCGGTGGCCGAGGCGGTTCCGGAGATCTCGGCCGCGGTGGACGCGGTCGTGGCCCGGATGAAGTCGGGGGGCCGCCTGTTCTACGTGGGCGCGGGAACGTCGGGCCGGCTGGCCGTGCTGGACGCCTCCGAATGCCCGCCGACCTTCGGTACCGATCCCGAGCTCGTCCAGGGCGTCATCGCGGGTGGCACTCCCGCGCTGACGCGTTCGGTCGAGGGCGCGGAGGACGACCACGCCGGGGGAGCGGCCGCCCTCGCGGAACGGGGAGTGGGCGAGCTCGACGCGGTGGTGGGCGTCTCCGCCAGTGGCCGCGCACCCTTCGTGCTCGGCGCGCTCGCCGAGGCGAGCCGCCGCGGAGCCCTCACCGTGGCACTGTCGTGCAACGCCGAGACCCCGCTGTCGGCGGCGGCACGGCACCCCATCGAGGTGATCGTCGGCCCGGAGGTGGTGACCGGCTCCACCAGACTCAAGGCGGGGACCGCGCAGAAGCTGGTCCTCAACATGATCTCCACGATCGCGATGGTCAAGCTGGGCCGTACCTACGGCAACACGATGATCGAGGTGTCGGCGATGAACTCCAAGCTGGCCGACCGGGCGGCCAGAATGGTGAGCGACATCACCGGGGCGGCACTCTCCGCCGCCCGCTCCGCGCTGGAGGCCGCCGGATGGCACGTGAAGGTCGCGGTACTGATGATCGAGCACGGTCTCGACGCCGGTGGCGCCCGGGTCCTGCTGGAGCGGCACGGCGACCACCTCGACGCGGCGCTGGAGGCGGCGGGACAGGCCAGGGGGGCCTGACCCTCCGGCGGAGGGGGAACCGGAACCGGACGTGAGACCGGCGCCGGGCACGGAACAGGTTCCCCGCGCGACACCGGGGCCGACACCGGGGCCGACACCGGGCGCGAGGCCGGAACGCGGAACCGGGACCGAGGGCGGGAGCGGGAGCGATGTCCGATCGAGGGGAAGGCGCCCGGCTCGCCGGGATCCTCGGGGCGGCGGTGCCGCGTGTCTGCTCGGCCGCGGTGGCCGCGATCGCCGTGGGCGGTGTCACGGTGGCCGCCGCCGCGGTGGGGGAGGCCGTGCGCTACTCGTCGGCCTCGGAGGAGCTCGCCGGAGACCGGCCGCCCACCCTCCGCGACTCGATCTTCGACCTCGCCTCGATCACCAAACTCTTCACCACGGCCGTCATCCTGTCGCTGGCCGAGGACGGCCTGCTCGGCCTGGACGAGCCCGTCGCGGTCCGGCTGCCCGCCTGTTACGGCGGCGCCCCGGAGGTCACCCTGCGGCACCTGCTCACCCACACCGCGGGACTGCCGCCGGGACGCAGGGCCCACGAGGAGATTCCCGGTGACGGCCCGGAGATCCGCGCCACGCGCATGGAGCGGATCCTCTCGACGTCGCCGGTCGGCCCCGCGGGTGAGCGCTACCTCTACTCCGACGTCGGGCTGATCACGGCGGGCCGGGTGGCGGAGATCGCCGGCCGGGCCTCCCTGGACGAGCTCGTCCGCACCCGGGTCACCGGCCCCCTGGGCCTGCCCGACACCGGCTACCGCCCCGCCGCGTCCCTGCTGCCCCGGATCGTCGCCACCGAGCACAAGCCCGAGCGCCCGGGGCCCGGATGCGTGCGCGGCGAGGTCCACGACGAGACCGCGCACGGCCTGGGCGGGGTCGCCGGGCACGCCGGGATCTTCTCCACCGCCGACGACCTCGTACGCTTCGCCGAGGCCCTGCGCACGGGAGGAGCCCCGCTGCTACGTGGGGAGACGGCCGCCGAGATCACCCGCGACCACGGCGTGAGGGGCGCGGACTTCCGTCACGGCCTGGGCGTGCGGATCGGCGACCCCGCGATCGTCGGCCCGCTGGCCGACGCCTACGGCCACTCCGGCTTCACCGGCACCTCACTCGTCGTCGACCCGGGGCGGGCACTGACCGTCGTACTGCTGACCAACAACGTCCACCCGCTCCGTGGCCGCGCGGGCATCCGTGACCTGCGCCACGCCGTCGCCGCCGAGGCCCTGCGCCTGTCCTGACCAGCCTGTTCTGACAGTGACGATGTGGATGAGCCTCCCGGCGGGGCCCGCCCCAAGTCCCGGCCGGCCTTGGGTCCTCCACGGGACCTGCCGACTCATGTCGCCCCGGTGTCCTGGGGGAACAGGGCGGGGCTCAGCTCGCGGAGCTGGTCTCTCGAGGTGACGCCGAGCTTGGGGAACGCCTTGTAGAGGTGGTTGCCCACGGTCCGCCGGCTGAGGACGAGCTGGGCGGCGATATCCCGGTTGGTGGCCCCACCGGCCGCCAGCCGGAC
This region of Streptosporangium sp. NBC_01495 genomic DNA includes:
- a CDS encoding serine hydrolase domain-containing protein, which translates into the protein MSDRGEGARLAGILGAAVPRVCSAAVAAIAVGGVTVAAAAVGEAVRYSSASEELAGDRPPTLRDSIFDLASITKLFTTAVILSLAEDGLLGLDEPVAVRLPACYGGAPEVTLRHLLTHTAGLPPGRRAHEEIPGDGPEIRATRMERILSTSPVGPAGERYLYSDVGLITAGRVAEIAGRASLDELVRTRVTGPLGLPDTGYRPAASLLPRIVATEHKPERPGPGCVRGEVHDETAHGLGGVAGHAGIFSTADDLVRFAEALRTGGAPLLRGETAAEITRDHGVRGADFRHGLGVRIGDPAIVGPLADAYGHSGFTGTSLVVDPGRALTVVLLTNNVHPLRGRAGIRDLRHAVAAEALRLS
- the murQ gene encoding N-acetylmuramic acid 6-phosphate etherase — its product is MSDQPAALSTLSTEQSDPRYSRIDRLPTEQVARLMNAADTTVPAAVAEAVPEISAAVDAVVARMKSGGRLFYVGAGTSGRLAVLDASECPPTFGTDPELVQGVIAGGTPALTRSVEGAEDDHAGGAAALAERGVGELDAVVGVSASGRAPFVLGALAEASRRGALTVALSCNAETPLSAAARHPIEVIVGPEVVTGSTRLKAGTAQKLVLNMISTIAMVKLGRTYGNTMIEVSAMNSKLADRAARMVSDITGAALSAARSALEAAGWHVKVAVLMIEHGLDAGGARVLLERHGDHLDAALEAAGQARGA
- a CDS encoding GNAT family N-acetyltransferase, with product MTPLGNGPGAGPWNVGEGPGAHEPSRVRRTSGAPEVPGPPEAPRASEAPGIRETPRTREASGIREAVAADAAALAGIAGAALTHDAGEAASLVARLAAPPAHRSWTALVTRGLDGVVFASMSARDPRVGHVDLLAVRPEARGTGLGRALVAAAEDWLRGRGATEARFAGNPPCYAWPGVDVRYTEAACLAESLGYERYNVAWNMTVDLGGDLSVDADLARLADSGVTVHAAAPGDRAAVSAFVGEQWNANWAWEAEQAVGCHYAVREGEILGFAAWGTRPSWFGPMGTAPAARGLGVGRVLVRRCLAEQRAAGMSSAQIGWVGPLRFYARTVGAHAERVFWLYRRGLP
- a CDS encoding ABC transporter ATP-binding protein → MFARSEKVSVTPGGRLFAAVRARSTRGARNSEGTAGTAGAGGTASAREAGRSGPPGVRVSDLSVVYRTSAGELPAVSGIDLELVPGTITGVVGESGSGKSTLALSLLNAVQPPGRIRSGSVEIDGLGDVVELRGDDLRRARGRHIGYVFQAAQNSLNPLKTVGKQLLDLGRSHDVQDLRGLVRDARDLLGRMGMDGARVLDSHQHELSGGMRQRVGIMFALVLNAHLVVLDEPTTALDMITQATILRIVREVHEERGLTTLVITHDLGVVAEVADRLAVMYGGRVVEQGPTTEVLGAPRHPYTQGLIRAIPRLIGDIGEARALPGRPPTLGTVPSRGCVFRERCELRVDVCETEEPPAVSRGEWIVACHAVAAHHAEEDADAARTANGTGDGAGNVAPTATGTENGNVARAANGTGTENGDEAGNTNGNAYEDREVLLRGAGRAAGTDGPREKA
- a CDS encoding ABC transporter permease, which codes for MTAPVITGGAPGAPRTPDTPAIPGVSGTRATLRRNFRRGVWRVLRRKPSRIVGVAILGVFAFMGIFGPLLYPARLPRDDNALYAAPSLAHPFGTDFEGTDVLALVITGARYVLLTALVTAVITVALGTAVGLFAGFRRGRWDTVLMRITDMKLTIPALPLLLVLSTVWKFTSAIEMGLVLGLLGWGGVARAVRAQTLSLRERGFIEAARGLGLSSGHIVGRELLPSMAPFIAMNMLIAVTGAVYAQVGLFFLGVLPFDANNWGVMLNLAVFGGGALTTTTALPYMLAPLLAILLLTLGIVLVVDAMDEIFNPRLRED
- a CDS encoding ABC transporter ATP-binding protein — translated: MITGQGITKTFRQRGSVLAGREVKALRGVDFAIPKGGAASFIGESGCGKTTLGRIIAGLESHDSGEITIDGTPMSSLRPKRRQPYFRRIQLIHQDPYSALNPTRTVHQTLDAPLSLRAAQTGRPRSWVDGRAQELLELVGLDPGYVLSRYPHQLSGGMRQRVVIARALTVDPEMLVADEAVSMIDVSLRLGILALLKDLRERLGVSVLFITHDVATARYIGDDGELYVIYRGEVVERGHVETIISGPVHPYTQSLLSAIPVLHGLERPGEEPVTPTGALDESRLDAGCLFARRCPFRTGRCESEHPALGHGGGTPQEHACFHPAPRDVVAMPVGRS